GATGTCAACGATCCCGTGCGATTTCTGTCCTCACCCGGTGGATCGGGCCCAGATGGAAGAGATTGAGATTTCGCACTACGTGCCGGATAGTTCCGGCGACGATCTCGCGTACGCGCGCACGTATTTTTTCGGTCATCCCGACTGCGTCCGCAAGTTTTACCGAGGACTCGTCGATCATAAGCTCGATCTTTTCAAACACATACCGAGCGCAGGCAACTCACCCGAGAGTCCTCGCTAGCCTTGTGCGCCCGTAGCGTAGCTGGATAACGCGCGGCCCTCCGAAGGCTGAGATCGGGGGTTCGAATCCCTCCGGGCGCATATAAAACTATTTTGAACGACGAAGCATACATCCGCCGAGCCATGGAGCTCGCGCAGCGAGCGCAGGCCGGGGGCGACGTCCCAATCGGGGCGGTGCTGGTCAGCGGCGATCTGCAGCTCGAGGCGAAGAACGAGAAGGAACTCCGTCCCGACGCAACCGCGCATGCCGAAATGCTGCTGCTGCGCGAAGCGGCGCAACGGCTGCAAGCGTGGAGGCTCTCCGACGCGACGATCTACGTGACGAAGGAACCGTGCGCCATGTGTGCGGGCGCGATGATTGCGGCTCGCATCAAGCGCGTGGTCTACGGTTGTCCCGATCCCAAAGGCGGCGCGGCGGGCAGCGTGCTCGACGTGTTGGCGCATCCGTCGCTCAACCATCGCGTCGAAGTGACGGCCGGCGTTCTGGAAGCGGAGACCGCCGCGCAGCTGCAAGCGTTCTTCCGCGCTCGTCGCTAGAAAGGATTTCATCGGGCGTCGCGAATCAGCGGTCCTTTGTGTGCGCTGCGCTACATCCTCTGGAGAGGTGGTCGAGCGGTTGAAGGCACCCGCCTCGAAAGCGGGCAGACGTGATGAGCGTCTCGAGAGTTCGAATCTCTCCCTCTCCGGATGTAGTGAAAAGCCCCGCCAACGGCGGGGCTTTTCTTAGTGCGTTGGTGCCAGACGCGGGTCCGGCGCGATTGCCGGAAATGCGAATTGATCGTACGTGACGTCGGCGACCACGTTGAAGTTGAGTCCGAACACGTGCTCGGCGGAGCCGAACGTGCCGTGCGTGATCACCCAGTGGCCGTCGAGAACGTGGTAGTCCAGCGCGATCGTTTCGTCGCCGCCGGTCGTGCGCATCTCGACGTGCGCGACCAGCTTCGTCTGCGGATCCTCCGTGACGTCCGCCGCGTAGAAGCCGCTCGAAGCCCGCGGCGTCGGCGTCGCGATGAAGTGCAGGCGCGCGTCGGTCGAATCGGGCGCGTAGCGCACGTACAACGTGCTGATGTAGGGAACGACGGCGTTGACGGTTGGATCGCGCGCGGGAATCGCATAGTAACCGACGTCCTTGCGTTCGAGCGTGATGTCCACGCGCTTGAGGTTCGCGAAATAGCTGAACGTGAAGCCCTGCGAGAGCGGATCGAAGTAGGGAATGATCGGAAACGCCTGGCCCGTACGCTCGCCGCCGGCGGGGAGATCCTGCATGACCGCAACGTCGTCGGCGACGCGCACTTTTACCGAGCGGTCGATGTCTTGCGCGCGGCCGAGGGTGGGCGCCGTTACGTGCGTGCGCTCGCGATAGACGATATATGCAGGCGCCGTCGTCTGGTACGCGACTGCCGTTCGGTTGAGTAAGAGCGCGTAAGCGAGGTCGGCCGGAATCATCCCGAAGCCATTTCTCCGAAAGGGTCGCCGGTACCGCCGCATAAAGACGCGGTATGACCGTGATCGTTCCCTCGCAAGACGTGACCGAGCGCGTGGTGCGCTTGCGCCGCGAGATCCATCGCCATCCCGAACTCGGATTCGAAGAGGTGCGCACGCAAGCGCTCGTCGAGCGCGAACTCGCCGATCTCGGCATCGAGCATCGCCGCATTGCGAAGACCGGCGTGATCGGCGTGATTCGCGGCGCCAAACCCGGACGCGTGGTGGGGCTGCGTGCCGATATGGACGCGCTGCCGATTGCCGAACGTTCGGGCGAGCCCTTCAGCTCGGAAGTCGACGGCAAGATGCACGCTTGCGGCCACGACGCGCATACGGCGATGCTGCTCGGCGCCGCGCGCGTGTTGCGGGAGCGGCGCGACGAGTTGTGCGGCAGCGTCGTGCTGCTCTTTCAACCGGCCGAAGAAGGGCCCGGCGGCGCCGAACCGATGATCGCGGAAGGCGCGCTCGACGACCCCAAGGTCGAAGCCGTTGCGATGCTTCATGTCGATCCGCGTCTGGAACCGGGACAGATCGGCATTACGCCGGGGCCCGTGAATGCCTCGGCCGACGAGTTTCACGTGACGGTCACCGGCCGCGGCGGTCACGGTGCGTATCCGCACACGGCGGCCGATGCGATTCCGGCGACGGCTGCGATGATTTTGGCGCTGCAGAATATTGCGGCGCGCGAAACAGATCCCCTCAAAAGCGTCGTCGTGACGATCGGCACGATCGTCGGCGGCTACCGCAACAACATCATCGCGGACGAAGTAAAGATGACCGGTACCTTTCGCGCGCACGATCCGGAGATTCGGGACGCGCTCGAAACGCGCGCGCGCCGCATCCTCGAAGGCGTGGCGGCCGCGTACGGCGTCGGCGCAAAACTCGACGTGCTCTACGGCTATCCGCCGGTGGTGAACGACGCGGTGCTCGCCGAGAATTTTTCGCGTTACATGAAAACGCACTCGACGCTGTGCGTCGAACGACCGGCGCCGACGATGGGCGGCGAAGACTTTGCGTACTTCGCGCAGCGCGTCCCCGGCGTTCACGCCCGGCTCGGCATTCGCAGCGAACGCGCGGGGTCGACGTACCCCGGACACTCCGCTCAATTTCGCATCGACGAAGCGGCGCTGCCGGTCGGCGTGCAGACGCTGGTGGCCTTCGCCATGGGCGTTGGATCGGGCGATATCGCGCTGCCCGCAGCGAACCCCAACCGCTAGTGCGGGTTCTCTAAAGGCACACAATATACAGGGGGAGAACGATAGACCATGGCGATTATGAGCGATGCGCTTCCAAAACCAGGAACGCGTTGCCTCTCCGGCTCGCTCGACATTGAGACGAGTGCCGAGGCCGCGTTTGCCCTGATCTGCTCGGTCGGGAAATGGCCGGTCTGGCTCTCGTTTCTGCGCAGCGCCGAACTCGCGGGAGCGAAGGCTCCCATCGGCCTGGGCAGTGAAATACTCGTGCGCTCGATGATTCCCGGCGAGCCCGAACAGCGATACGAGGTCGACCAGTTCGTCTCGAATTTTCACCTCTCGCTCGTCGGTGCGTTTTCCGTGCGCCGCCGCATCGACTTTCGCGTCGAACGCAAGACCTCGCGCTCGAAGGTTCACGTACGCGTCGAATACCCCGCGTACCACGGCTGGTTCGGTTCGATCTACGATCACCTCACCTCCGGCCGCAAGCTCGCCGCGCTGCTCGAGGATTCCCTCGTCCACTTCAAGAGTCTCGTGGAATACGAAACCCACAAGGACGCGATCCTCGCCGACTTCTAGCGGGTCGGCCGGGTAAATCGGGCCCGCGCCTAGAACAGTCCGCTCTTATGCCGCTCTACGATTATCAATGCTCGACGTGTAAGAAGCTTACCGAAGTTCGCCATGGATTCGACGAGACGTTCGACCAGGCGTGCCCGCACTGCGGCGGCGCCCTCGGACGCGTCTTCAACCCCGCCCCGATCGTGTTCAAGGGGTCGGGTTTTTATATCAACGACTCGCGCCCGAAGGGCGAGAGCAAGCCCGCCGAGGCGTCCACGCCGGCCCCGGCCCCGGCCCCGTCGTCGAGCTCGAAGGAGTCGGCGGCCTAGCCGATGATCGTCTTCGCGCACCCGGGGTGGCTGCTGCTGATCCTGTGCGTCCTCGGCGTTGCGCTCGCGACCGGTTCGCTCGTCCCCGTCGCGCTCAACGGGCTGCGCCTGCTCAGGCATCTCGGACGAACCGCCGACGCCGCACTTTTGAGCGACCTCGAAGCCTTCCCGCCCAAACTCGAGCGCATCGCCCGCGCCGCCGGGGAAGCGGAGCCGCTCGTCGCGCGTGCCAGGGCTGCCATCGACTCCATTCGCTGCGATTTCGAAGCGAGCGGCATTCCGCGGGCGATTTTGACGGTAAAAACCGTTTCGGCCGCGCTGCGGCTACTCGCTCGCGACTTGAACTAAGGCTCCGGCTCGGTCTTCGGCTCGCCGCCCTCGGGCGGCTCCCATTGCCAGCCGGGCCCCGGCATCTGCGGCGGTGCGGCACCCGGCGGTACGGCAAACGGCGCGCCGAACGGCGTGGCCGGAGGGGCGGGTGCGGGCGTCATATCCGGCGGTTGCGGCGCGCCGAACGGAAGACCAGGAACGAATGCCGGCGGCGGCTCCCACTGCGGGGGGACGGGCCGGCTGGCCGGCGGCGGCTGGATCGGCGGGAATTCGTACCCGGCCGCCTCGCTCACGATCGGCACCGGCTGCGGGTAACTCGGCGCCGGCGCCGGCGGAGCTGCGGCCTGTGCGATGCGCGGCGTGGGCGACGGTTCTTCGCGCGGCGTAAACACCGGTAAGGGTAGGGCGCCGGCGGCGGCGCCGACCAATACGAAGCGCGCGGGCGGCAAGATCTGCACGTCGGACCGATTGGCGATCTGGCGCAGTTCGTTGAGGTAGCTGGGCGGCGCATCCTCGACCGCCATCGTGTCGAGTATCAGCTCGATCGTGTCGAGCAGATATTCGCGCGGCGGAACTTTCGCAAAGGCGAAGACGTGCTGCGAAACCTCGGCCTTCACCGCTTGCAGCAATTTCTTCCAATACTCGAGCGGCTGGTAGTATTCAAACTGCCCCAGCTCGCGTTTGGCCTGTGAGTAGAGCAGCGAGATCCGCTTGCCGAGCGGGTCGGCCGGCGGTCCTGGCTCGACGACGGCGACGCGACGCGCGACGCGCGAGAGTTCGGAGATGATCTGAGCGTGAAAGAACGGATCGGTTTCGTGCAAGTAATGAAACGAAACGGCGAGTTCGAACGCATCGGTCTTTGCCGGAATGACGGAGGTGCTGCCGCGAACGAGCGTCGCGCCGATATCGGCAAAGCGCCGGATCACCTCGTCGCGATGCTCGATCACGCTGACGATCGCGCCGGCGTCGATCGCGCGCCGCACCCACTTGCCGTCGGGTCCGTAGCCGCAAAAGAGCACGGCTTCGCCGGGCGAGACGACGAGCGCGTCCCAGATCAGATTTTCAATGTACCGGGCTTCGCGTTCGAACTCATCGACCGAATAACGCGGTTCGATGTTCATGCCTGCGCCCGTGCGAGGGTCTGGGTGAAGTCGGGAAAGCTCACGTCGATGCTGGCTTCGCTATCGATGGCCAGGGGCCCGGCTCCAGCGGCGAGTGCGGCCACGCTCATTGCCGTGCGATGGTCGTGATGGGTCTCGATCAGCGCGCCGCCCGCGACCGGCGCCCCGCCGGCAATCGCGATGCCGTTGGGCAGGTGTTCAACCTCGACGGCGACCGCGGCGAGCATGCGCTCGATCGCTGCCACCCGGTCCGATTCCTTGGTCCGCAGTTCGCGGATGCCCGTAATGCGGGTTTCGCCGCGCGCGAAGGCAGCCGCTACGGAGAGCACGGGAATTTCGTCGATCGCTCGCAACGCGAGTTCCGCCCCGATTTGCGTGCCGTGTAAGTGCGCGTGCCGTACGACGACATCCGCCACGGGCTCGCCGCAGCGTTCGCGTTGGTTCTCGAGCGAGATGGAAGCGCCCATCTGTAACAGCGCGTCGAGCAACCCGGTGCGCGACGGATTCACGCCGACGTCTTCGATCGTGAGATGACTGCCCGGTGCGACGCTCGCCGCGACCATGAAGAAGGCGGCGGCCGAGAAATCGCCCGCCACGTCGACGGGCTCGAACGCCGTTGGGCCGGAGCGCAACTCGACGTTCGCGCGATCGAACGCGATATCGGCCCCGAAATAGCGCAACAAGCGTTCGGTATGGTCGCGCGAGCCTTTATCGCCCGCGGTCGCGAGCGCGACGTTTCCAAAGACGCCCGCGAACAGTAAGGCCGACTTGATCTGCGCGGAGGCGGAAACCAGAATGAACCGGCGCGTCTGCGGCGACGCCGTGCCGGCGATCGTCGTTGGCAGCAGACCGTCGGCCGTTTCGATCTGCGCGCCGAACGCGCGCAGTTGCGCCGACACCGGCTCCATCGGACGCTTGCGCAACGATGCGTCGCCGTCGAAGGTCGCACGCAGGTTCGCACCCGCACAGACGCCGAGCATCATCCGCGCCGTCGATCCGGAGTTCATGCAATCGAGCGTCTCGGCGGGATCGCGCAACGGCGCGCCCGTGACGATCGCCGCGTCGCCTTCGTAGGCAATCCGGACGCCGAGCGATTGCAATACGTTAGCGGTAGCGCGAACGTCGCGCCCGGAATTGAGATTGCGAATGGTCACCGGCTCGCGCCCCGCGGCCGCCAAGATCAACGCCCGATGCGAGATCGATTTATCGCCGGGAACCCGAATCCGCCCCCGCAAGGCCCCCGCAGCAAACGTCATCATTTCTAATCTTGTCATCCTGAGCTTGTCGAAGGACGGGCTTGTCGAAGGACGTCGCGTTCCATGGGTTCGACGAGCTCACCCTGACGAGCGAGGGGGGCGCGTTGGTGGGGAAAGTGGGATTTGAACCCACACGAGGGTTACCCGGCCGCTTTTGAGGCGGCTGCGTCTACCGTTCCGCCATTTCCCCAAGCCAAACGACTACGCCCGATTCGCTTCGCGTGCGCCGCGTCCTTGTCACCGCCGCGCCGGAGCGACCGCGGAGGCGAACGCGGCAAGGTCGCTGCGGGTCTCGTCCTCCGAGGCTGCGGCGCGTTCGGCGAAAGCGATTCGGCGCCAGCCGCCGCCGGCAAACGTTAGTTCGACCAGCACGTCGCCGCCCGTGCGAACGGCGTCTTGGGCGCTGACATCGCCTGCGTGCCAGGCGATCATCGTCGATCGACGTTTTGCCGGGTCGTAGAAGGCGTAGCCGTTTGGTGCGCGTAGTTCGACGGACTGCGGCGCGATCGCGAGCGAACTGCGGCTCACGGCAGCTTCGTCCGAAACGGTGCCGTGAAAATCCACGCGTTCGTCCACGGAAAAGCCCGCGACGCCGGGCAGCATCGTAACGACCTTGTCGAAACGAGCGCCTGCCGGCGGCACGTCGGGCGCGTCGTAGGCAAACTCGGCTTGCGCGCGATCGCCCGACTGCAGCACGGTTGTCGCATACGTCTGGTTGAACGTGCCGGCCGCGACGGGATGCGTGTAGCGGCCGATGTAATCGCGCGCGGAGACCGGCAGCGGAACCGCGACGTCGTCGCGCAACGCGCCGATCGTCGTGAAGAGATTCTCCCCGCTCGCCAGATCTTCGAATACCAAGCTGCGGGCGCCGGCGCCCGGCGAGATTACGAGTCGAACCAAACGGTTTTCGAAGACCGCTGCCGGCGATCCGTCTTCAAAAATATCGCGTAGGGAAACGACGGCGGCGTTAGATGCGACCGGTTGGAAATGCTCGTCGAGCGCGACGAAAGCATCCGCACGCAGCGGGACGGACTGCGGCGTTGCCGTCACGTGAGGAGCGTATGCCGGTTTCGACGCGCGCGGATGGACGCGCAACGGGATGACGAGCGCCCCGCGCGCCGGCACGGTTTCCGGCGGCACGTTAACGACAAAACCGTTGAGCGCGATCGCTGCCGCGGGCGTTTGCTGCGGTGCGGTATCGTAGTTGACGATATCGAGCAGCCCCGAGCGTTCGTCGGGCGCGAGCAAGAGCGCCGCGTTCGCAATTCCGCCGGCGGCGGGGCGTGCGATCCGCGCGAGCGCAACCGACGCAACGGTCGCGCCGCCCAACTTTCGATAGGCGGCGAGCTTCTGCTGCACGGAGTCGATGAACGGCAGCGTGACGCCATCGTCGGGCACGACGATGGCCGGGTAACGGTGCAGCTCGGCGAGCGGCGCATAACGCAGGTCGACGAGCGCGCAATTGCGTGCGGCGGCTCGGCACGCCTGTTGGGCCGCGATAGTCGCCGCCGCAATCTGCGCGACCTGCGCGTTGGTTAACGCGGCGGCGTCGTAGGCGCTCGTCAGATAGGCGATGGCCATGTCGTTCTTCGTATGCAGCGTTGCGAGATACGGGCCGTACGAACGCACGAGCGCGCCGAACGCCTGCGTCGGAGCCCAGCGCGGCTGCGCTCCGAGCTGCAGCGAGATCGCGGCGTCCCAACTGTAGAAGATGTTGGTCCACGGCGCCGCCCAGCCGGCGGGGTCGAGCGTATCTTGAACGGGAAAGTTGACGACGCCGCGCGCGCCGATCTGCAGCATCGTGTGCAGCGCGAGCGTCGTGTTCGACGGATCTGCGGCGCGCGGCCGCGGCTCGTCGGCGCCTTGCAGCCAACCGGCCTGAAACTCGCTGCTTACGATGGGCAGATGCGGCTGCGTGCCGAGCAAGGCGGTCGAGAACTCGAGTTGCGAACGATCGTGTTCGCCGATACGGTACGCATCGCTCTGATACCAGTTTCCCCAAGCCCAGACCGGAGCCGACGCGGTGACCTTCATCTGATACGTATTGATGAAGAGCGGCACGGAACGCCCGGTAACGCCTTGGACCACGGAGCGCAGGTACGAGAGATACGCCTGAAAGTGGGGAGCCGGCCACGTTTGATTGTCGATGTACGCGCCCTGATCGTCGTCGAGGGCGATCGCGATCACATCGCGCCGATACGGCGCGATGGCTCGCAACGCCGTTTGCAGCCAGCGAGTTGCGTAGCGCATATGCGTGGCGTTGGCCATCCATTCGGCCGCGGCGTCGTCGGAGTGCGCGTTCTGCAGCGTCGCGGTTGCCGGATAGCGGCCTTCGAGCACGTCGTGCAGCGGCATGCTGTATTCGGGTCGCTCGAGCAGCCACGCAGGGTAGCCGCCGTTGCGCCACTCGTTGCGAATGACCGGACCGGGTCGCACGATCGTCTTGAAGCCATCGTCGTGAATGAGGCGCAGCAGTCCGAGCAGATCGCGGCGCGGATTGGTCCGTCCCGTAAAATCGAAGTCGCCGTCTCGCAGCTCGTGCCAATTCCAGACGACGTAGAGATCGATCGTGTTGATGCCGAGCGCCTTGTAGAGCGCGAGCGAGCGCGACCATTGCGAGCGCGGGATCCGCTCGTAGAAAAACGCGGCGCCGTACACGAAGAACGGCTTTCCATCGACCGTGAAGACGGGATACCCGCCTCGCTGCACGATGGCGCTCGCGCCCCACGTTGCCGTCGAGGCCGTCGCCGGTTTGGCTGCCAGGCCAACGGCGAGCAGCGCGACGATGCCGAGTTTGAGCGCGAACGGCCAGAAACGCCGCGCGCGCGCTGCGATACAATACGCGACCGCGCCGGCGAGTAGCGTCAACGCGCCGTAGAGCATGGCCGCGGAGCCCGACGAGTAGAAGATGAAGCTCCACGCGACTAGCGCGACGATCGCGGGAATGGGATAGAGCCACATTCGAAATGGCGCCGGGCCGCGCACGCGCAGGAGCGCGAGCGCGGCGATCTGCGCGATCGCTTGGATGAGTACGATCCCGGCGGTTAAGAAACTGATAACGCGATCGAGCGTGAAGAAGCACGCCGGCAGCGCGAGCAGTCCAACCGCCAGCAGCGAGACGTGCGGAAAACGGCCGCGCGGATGCAGTCGCGCAAAGACGGGAAAGAATGCGTCGTCCAATGCCGCCGCATACGGAATGCGCGAGAAGCCGAGCAGGAGCCCGTAGGTCGAGGCAAACGCCGTGACCAGAACCAGTACGGTCAGCACCTGCGCCGCGCCCTTTCCCCAGACGCTTGCGACCGCGACGGAGGCGACGTACTGCGAGGTCGCGGAGCCGATCATCTGCTGCCAAGGCACGACGCTGAGAACCGATATTTGCAGCAGCGTATAGAGAACCGCGATAACGGCGATGGAGAGAAGAATGGCACGCGGAATCGTTTTCACCGGATCGACGACTTCGTCGCCGACGAGTGCGGCGTCGTTGTAGCCGCTATAATCGTAGAGCGTGATGACGAGCGCCGCGCCGAGCGCGCCCACGAACGTCCAGTCGAAACGCGAACCGGCGGGCGGAACGAAGACGGCCGCGTGTACGTGCGGCAGGCCGGCAACGATGATGACGATCAGCGTGAGCGTGGCGACGACCGCGAGCCCGAGCCCGATCTTCGCGACGGAGGTGACGCGCCGGTAGAGCAGCGCCAGCACGATCAAACCGAGCGCGGCGGCCACGAGATGCTGCGCGCTCTTCGCGGTCTCGAGTTGCGGAACGAGATACCCGGCGTATTGCGCGAAGCCGATATACCCGCTCGCGAGCAGGAGCGGCGCGGAGAACAAAAACTGCCAATTAAAGAGAAATGCGAATAGCCGTCCCCAGCCGTCTCGCCCGAAAGCCTCGCGCAGGTACACGTAGGTACCGCCCGATCCGGGATAGCGCGACGCGAGTTCCGCCCAAACCAAACCGTCGCAAATCGCGATCGAGGCGCCGACGATCCAGCCCGCGAGCGCGAGCGAACCGTGCAGCGATGCGACGACCAGGGGCACGGTGATCAGCGGTCCGATGCCGATCATCGTGATCATGTTGATCGAAAGGGCGCCGCGCAATCCGATCCCGCGTATCATCGAGCGCAGGTTCGGTGCAGTCGGGCTGCGCCCTGGCGGCGAAAGCCTCGCGCATGAGCGTGCCACAATCCGATCTCGCGCGGCTTCTGCGCCTCGCCGGCGACGTTCGCGTCGACTTTATCGAGAGCGCGGCGTTGCGCGATAACCCACTCGGCGATCCCGCGGAGCGTCCGATCGTGGTCTATCTGCCGCCGGACTACGACGCGCAGGGTTCGCGCCGCTACCCGGTCCTGTACGCGCTGCACGGCTATACCGGCGACGCCGCCGCGCTCGTGGCCGCGCGTCCCTGGGAACGAAATCTCGTGCAATGGGTCGACCGGCTCGTTACCGGCGGCGCGATGCCACCCGCGGTGCTGGCGATCGTGGACGGATTCACGCGTCTGGGCGGTTCGCAATACGTCGATTCGATTCACAACGGCGCCTACGCGACGTACGCGATTCGCGACGTTATCGGACACGTCGATCGCACCTATCGAACGATCGCCCACGCCGGCGGTCGCGCCGTCTTTGGGAAATCCTCGGGCGGTTTCGGAGCGATGTATCTCTCGATGCAGTACCCGGGCGTCTTTGCGGCCTTCGCTTCGCACAGCGGCGACTCGTACTTTCCGTACGCGCATCCGCCGGCTTTTCCGGCCTTGCAGCGCGTTCTCGAGACGTTCGATTGGAATATTCGCGCCTTCGTGGAACGCTTCGAGCGGCAGAACAAGCGCCCTCAGAACGAGTACCAGGCGATGGAGATGCTCGGGTACGCCGCCGCATACTCGCCCCGCAGCGCGAACGCTTTCGATCTCGACCTGCCGTTCGATCGGGCGACCGGCGCGCTCGACGAGGCGGTATTCGCGCGTTGGCGGGCGTTCGACCCGGTTGAGATGGCGCTGACGAAGCAAGCGGAACTCGCCGAGCTGCGGCTTCGTTACCTCGACTGCGGCCGGCGCGACGAGTACGGGTTGGATATCGGTGCCCGGCTGATGGCCGCGCGTCTGCGGGAATTCGGCCTCTCC
Above is a genomic segment from Candidatus Baltobacteraceae bacterium containing:
- a CDS encoding FmdB family zinc ribbon protein, producing MPLYDYQCSTCKKLTEVRHGFDETFDQACPHCGGALGRVFNPAPIVFKGSGFYINDSRPKGESKPAEASTPAPAPAPSSSSKESAA
- a CDS encoding amino acid permease codes for the protein MIRGIGLRGALSINMITMIGIGPLITVPLVVASLHGSLALAGWIVGASIAICDGLVWAELASRYPGSGGTYVYLREAFGRDGWGRLFAFLFNWQFLFSAPLLLASGYIGFAQYAGYLVPQLETAKSAQHLVAAALGLIVLALLYRRVTSVAKIGLGLAVVATLTLIVIIVAGLPHVHAAVFVPPAGSRFDWTFVGALGAALVITLYDYSGYNDAALVGDEVVDPVKTIPRAILLSIAVIAVLYTLLQISVLSVVPWQQMIGSATSQYVASVAVASVWGKGAAQVLTVLVLVTAFASTYGLLLGFSRIPYAAALDDAFFPVFARLHPRGRFPHVSLLAVGLLALPACFFTLDRVISFLTAGIVLIQAIAQIAALALLRVRGPAPFRMWLYPIPAIVALVAWSFIFYSSGSAAMLYGALTLLAGAVAYCIAARARRFWPFALKLGIVALLAVGLAAKPATASTATWGASAIVQRGGYPVFTVDGKPFFVYGAAFFYERIPRSQWSRSLALYKALGINTIDLYVVWNWHELRDGDFDFTGRTNPRRDLLGLLRLIHDDGFKTIVRPGPVIRNEWRNGGYPAWLLERPEYSMPLHDVLEGRYPATATLQNAHSDDAAAEWMANATHMRYATRWLQTALRAIAPYRRDVIAIALDDDQGAYIDNQTWPAPHFQAYLSYLRSVVQGVTGRSVPLFINTYQMKVTASAPVWAWGNWYQSDAYRIGEHDRSQLEFSTALLGTQPHLPIVSSEFQAGWLQGADEPRPRAADPSNTTLALHTMLQIGARGVVNFPVQDTLDPAGWAAPWTNIFYSWDAAISLQLGAQPRWAPTQAFGALVRSYGPYLATLHTKNDMAIAYLTSAYDAAALTNAQVAQIAAATIAAQQACRAAARNCALVDLRYAPLAELHRYPAIVVPDDGVTLPFIDSVQQKLAAYRKLGGATVASVALARIARPAAGGIANAALLLAPDERSGLLDIVNYDTAPQQTPAAAIALNGFVVNVPPETVPARGALVIPLRVHPRASKPAYAPHVTATPQSVPLRADAFVALDEHFQPVASNAAVVSLRDIFEDGSPAAVFENRLVRLVISPGAGARSLVFEDLASGENLFTTIGALRDDVAVPLPVSARDYIGRYTHPVAAGTFNQTYATTVLQSGDRAQAEFAYDAPDVPPAGARFDKVVTMLPGVAGFSVDERVDFHGTVSDEAAVSRSSLAIAPQSVELRAPNGYAFYDPAKRRSTMIAWHAGDVSAQDAVRTGGDVLVELTFAGGGWRRIAFAERAAASEDETRSDLAAFASAVAPARR
- a CDS encoding SRPBCC family protein yields the protein MAIMSDALPKPGTRCLSGSLDIETSAEAAFALICSVGKWPVWLSFLRSAELAGAKAPIGLGSEILVRSMIPGEPEQRYEVDQFVSNFHLSLVGAFSVRRRIDFRVERKTSRSKVHVRVEYPAYHGWFGSIYDHLTSGRKLAALLEDSLVHFKSLVEYETHKDAILADF
- the aroA gene encoding 3-phosphoshikimate 1-carboxyvinyltransferase — its product is MMTFAAGALRGRIRVPGDKSISHRALILAAAGREPVTIRNLNSGRDVRATANVLQSLGVRIAYEGDAAIVTGAPLRDPAETLDCMNSGSTARMMLGVCAGANLRATFDGDASLRKRPMEPVSAQLRAFGAQIETADGLLPTTIAGTASPQTRRFILVSASAQIKSALLFAGVFGNVALATAGDKGSRDHTERLLRYFGADIAFDRANVELRSGPTAFEPVDVAGDFSAAAFFMVAASVAPGSHLTIEDVGVNPSRTGLLDALLQMGASISLENQRERCGEPVADVVVRHAHLHGTQIGAELALRAIDEIPVLSVAAAFARGETRITGIRELRTKESDRVAAIERMLAAVAVEVEHLPNGIAIAGGAPVAGGALIETHHDHRTAMSVAALAAGAGPLAIDSEASIDVSFPDFTQTLARAQA
- a CDS encoding alpha/beta hydrolase-fold protein, with amino-acid sequence MSVPQSDLARLLRLAGDVRVDFIESAALRDNPLGDPAERPIVVYLPPDYDAQGSRRYPVLYALHGYTGDAAALVAARPWERNLVQWVDRLVTGGAMPPAVLAIVDGFTRLGGSQYVDSIHNGAYATYAIRDVIGHVDRTYRTIAHAGGRAVFGKSSGGFGAMYLSMQYPGVFAAFASHSGDSYFPYAHPPAFPALQRVLETFDWNIRAFVERFERQNKRPQNEYQAMEMLGYAAAYSPRSANAFDLDLPFDRATGALDEAVFARWRAFDPVEMALTKQAELAELRLRYLDCGRRDEYGLDIGARLMAARLREFGLSVQHEEFDDDHRNVGYRYEVSLPALTHVLERS
- the tadA gene encoding tRNA adenosine(34) deaminase TadA, producing the protein MNDEAYIRRAMELAQRAQAGGDVPIGAVLVSGDLQLEAKNEKELRPDATAHAEMLLLREAAQRLQAWRLSDATIYVTKEPCAMCAGAMIAARIKRVVYGCPDPKGGAAGSVLDVLAHPSLNHRVEVTAGVLEAETAAQLQAFFRARR
- a CDS encoding M20 family metallopeptidase; translated protein: MTVIVPSQDVTERVVRLRREIHRHPELGFEEVRTQALVERELADLGIEHRRIAKTGVIGVIRGAKPGRVVGLRADMDALPIAERSGEPFSSEVDGKMHACGHDAHTAMLLGAARVLRERRDELCGSVVLLFQPAEEGPGGAEPMIAEGALDDPKVEAVAMLHVDPRLEPGQIGITPGPVNASADEFHVTVTGRGGHGAYPHTAADAIPATAAMILALQNIAARETDPLKSVVVTIGTIVGGYRNNIIADEVKMTGTFRAHDPEIRDALETRARRILEGVAAAYGVGAKLDVLYGYPPVVNDAVLAENFSRYMKTHSTLCVERPAPTMGGEDFAYFAQRVPGVHARLGIRSERAGSTYPGHSAQFRIDEAALPVGVQTLVAFAMGVGSGDIALPAANPNR